In Thalassotalea fonticola, a single genomic region encodes these proteins:
- a CDS encoding FlgO family outer membrane protein, with the protein MQGSEKEFVLDEWLIYPEKSTIKRNDDLIHLEPKIMEVLVYLINNANRVISREELTEKVWQSKFASDEVITRAISVLRKKLDDTGKVHRFIKTIPKHGYVLEYSNQIEAHALPPFEINNEVKGFEPSINKFISPIWAMIIAGIAILIIIAVLTESFVTDQTSKNKQIHLKVDKFVALDNLPSSEMVARVLSEQLITTLSNSESTKVSMDTGSLTDIENDVEFIISGGVKEINSDYHVSLHFIDGSSGGVLWSQSFAGDKKAWHQLVNNISKTIDYFISVAYKDKLNLKRLSLKNLQAAILIHQARELRFVDELNNFDLSIEILQNANVSYPNEKQILMELALSYLRVNGDNTNPQRLPIVKSLIEQAEKAKYKKGVYWLVKALFLKETNEIDVKEAIELIEKNRLLEPENVEVLTILGSFYRISNRDEQAMTLFSNALAIEPDFSLAVVQQAKLLSSQNNNLQAISMVESFLKKHPSDLGLIQLLVKLYNGNGLFDQAIKFLNKIDLDQYKGLLKEHLAASYYYLQIPVRSIQYYQEIDVSGYPLLSYQLDCSIFTLKQEFKQGTESCILADKSKAIGGKFHYGRNLMLQGKYNEAKQQYKKSFTAITENINAIQANLLITEKVDYIWLLSITGEEKLAVDLATSLLKQFSNSNRMGHLGYGIADVILLLSINQPEEAANAFSRAINDGWLHWYDWRYGGPHPALNSLEKHNNYSQWMLYLNNSLTSQRSKLADKNKKTPQLTTN; encoded by the coding sequence GTGCAAGGATCGGAAAAAGAATTTGTTTTGGATGAATGGCTGATTTATCCAGAAAAGTCTACCATTAAACGCAACGATGACCTTATCCATTTAGAGCCCAAAATAATGGAGGTTTTAGTATATCTTATAAATAACGCTAACCGTGTTATCTCCAGAGAAGAATTAACCGAAAAGGTATGGCAATCAAAATTCGCTTCTGACGAAGTGATCACCCGAGCAATCTCTGTATTGCGTAAGAAGTTAGATGACACAGGAAAAGTTCATCGTTTTATTAAAACTATACCCAAACATGGTTACGTTTTAGAGTATTCAAATCAAATAGAAGCCCATGCCTTGCCCCCCTTTGAAATTAACAATGAAGTTAAAGGATTTGAACCTAGCATAAATAAGTTTATCAGCCCAATATGGGCAATGATAATAGCAGGGATCGCAATTTTAATAATAATCGCGGTTTTGACTGAAAGTTTTGTAACTGATCAAACAAGTAAAAACAAACAAATACATTTAAAAGTAGACAAGTTTGTTGCTCTAGATAACTTACCTTCTAGCGAAATGGTTGCCAGAGTTCTATCTGAACAGTTAATCACCACATTGAGTAATTCAGAGTCTACTAAAGTGAGCATGGATACCGGTTCATTAACCGACATAGAGAACGATGTTGAATTTATAATAAGTGGTGGAGTAAAAGAAATAAACAGTGACTATCATGTGAGCTTACATTTTATTGATGGAAGTTCGGGAGGTGTTTTGTGGAGCCAATCTTTCGCCGGAGATAAAAAAGCATGGCATCAACTTGTTAACAATATTAGTAAAACCATTGATTACTTTATTAGTGTTGCATACAAAGATAAGCTGAATTTAAAACGATTATCACTGAAAAATTTACAAGCAGCAATTCTCATTCATCAAGCTAGAGAGTTGCGGTTTGTTGATGAATTGAACAATTTTGATTTATCAATAGAGATTCTACAAAACGCGAACGTTTCTTACCCTAATGAAAAGCAAATACTGATGGAACTGGCATTGTCTTATTTAAGAGTTAATGGTGATAACACCAACCCACAACGTCTTCCTATAGTAAAAAGCCTTATAGAACAGGCTGAAAAAGCAAAATATAAAAAAGGGGTATACTGGCTGGTTAAAGCTTTGTTTCTTAAAGAAACAAATGAAATAGATGTTAAGGAAGCTATCGAATTAATTGAAAAAAACCGGCTATTAGAACCAGAGAATGTTGAGGTATTGACTATTTTAGGTAGCTTTTATCGAATATCAAATCGCGATGAACAAGCAATGACCTTATTTTCAAATGCTTTGGCAATAGAACCCGACTTTTCATTGGCAGTCGTTCAACAAGCAAAATTATTAAGTTCACAAAATAATAATTTGCAAGCAATATCAATGGTTGAATCATTTCTTAAAAAGCATCCTAGTGATTTAGGCCTAATTCAGTTACTGGTAAAGCTATATAACGGTAATGGCTTGTTTGACCAAGCAATTAAATTTTTAAATAAAATAGACCTTGATCAATATAAAGGGCTATTGAAGGAACATCTGGCCGCGAGTTATTATTATTTACAAATACCTGTGCGTAGTATTCAGTATTATCAAGAAATTGATGTTTCCGGATATCCTCTTTTGTCCTATCAACTTGATTGTAGTATTTTCACATTAAAGCAGGAATTTAAGCAAGGTACAGAAAGTTGCATATTAGCTGACAAAAGCAAAGCTATTGGTGGCAAATTTCATTACGGCAGAAATTTGATGTTACAAGGGAAATATAATGAAGCCAAACAGCAATATAAAAAAAGTTTCACTGCAATAACTGAAAATATTAATGCGATACAAGCTAACCTATTGATCACTGAGAAAGTCGATTATATCTGGCTCTTGTCAATAACAGGTGAGGAGAAACTTGCCGTTGACTTAGCTACATCGTTACTAAAGCAATTTAGTAACTCTAATCGTATGGGACATTTAGGTTATGGAATTGCAGATGTCATCTTATTATTGTCAATCAATCAACCTGAAGAAGCTGCGAATGCTTTTTCTAGAGCTATAAACGATGGGTGGCTGCATTGGTATGATTGGCGTTATGGTGGTCCACATCCTGCTCTTAATTCACTAGAAAAACATAATAACTACTCTCAATGGATGTTATACCTAAACAATTCATTAACAAGCCAAAGGAGCAAGCTTGCTGACAAAAATAAAAAAACTCCCCAACTAACAACGAATTAG
- the recD gene encoding exodeoxyribonuclease V subunit alpha → MMPNLAKSIDNSSDKNYPPYQTFYQAEQNLDGLQAIDYYLACSLIEHSTVKTSLLFHLFLALSVSQRDGHSCLELRGLSNKSLWQVKNESVESKDYQALVVDEKPGFNFPDLTTMLATLNDVAIMDADCANQLVVLEHQQLYLRRYWYFEKELASFIEKKFLQSINVDNSQIEQIIQSLFPSTSNAVDWQLTSVANALNKTFSIIAGGPGTGKTYTVTKLLAGLLLQNEEIRIEMVAPTGKAAQRLSESIISAVNSFKQQQAIDEAILAKIPTTASTIHRLLGVIKNSPNFRHHQQNQLSIDVLLIDEVSMVDLPMMVRVFRALPLDCKVILLGDADQLPSVATGSVLADLAPWPNTQYSSNNKSFIEQVTKQQLPSFNKCPSMDYLTYLTLSRRFSGDGGIGKIAKLVITSKSSDSWQLLTEQSDNELDFIGDKPLLENIKRLTEQFYSPIYTATTIEQAFSILDRFRILVPTRVGEAGLENINLIVEQHLIKLNCIVSKQQHYHGKPIMISQNHYGVNLFNGDIGLIFKDNSGRLMAYFAEGENYRAISISRLPSFETVFAMTIHKTQGSEFENVALILPESGADRLLSRELIYTGITRAKKHLQIFCNKQVWLAGVTQKVSRASGLTKRLMSFMTDE, encoded by the coding sequence ATGATGCCTAATTTAGCCAAAAGCATAGATAATAGCTCAGATAAAAATTACCCTCCTTATCAGACGTTTTATCAAGCAGAACAAAATTTAGATGGTCTGCAAGCTATTGATTATTACTTAGCATGTAGTTTAATTGAGCACAGTACAGTTAAAACAAGCTTACTGTTTCACCTGTTTTTGGCGTTGAGTGTCAGTCAAAGGGACGGGCATAGTTGTTTAGAGCTTAGAGGACTAAGCAACAAGTCGCTGTGGCAAGTTAAAAATGAATCTGTTGAAAGCAAGGACTATCAGGCTCTTGTGGTAGATGAAAAGCCCGGCTTTAACTTTCCTGATTTGACTACTATGCTTGCTACTCTAAATGATGTTGCAATTATGGATGCCGATTGTGCAAACCAACTTGTAGTTTTAGAACACCAGCAATTATATTTACGCCGTTATTGGTACTTTGAAAAAGAGCTGGCAAGTTTTATTGAAAAAAAGTTCTTACAATCCATAAATGTAGATAACAGTCAAATAGAGCAAATTATACAATCGCTATTTCCATCAACTAGCAATGCCGTAGATTGGCAACTAACCAGTGTTGCTAATGCGTTAAATAAAACATTCTCTATTATTGCCGGCGGACCTGGTACTGGTAAAACTTATACGGTTACGAAATTATTAGCCGGTTTGCTGTTGCAAAATGAAGAGATTCGAATTGAAATGGTTGCACCTACGGGGAAAGCTGCACAGCGACTGTCGGAGTCGATAATAAGTGCTGTAAATTCATTTAAACAGCAACAAGCCATAGATGAGGCAATTTTAGCGAAAATACCGACTACCGCCTCAACCATCCATCGTTTACTCGGGGTTATTAAAAATAGTCCTAATTTTCGTCATCATCAACAGAATCAATTAAGTATAGATGTGTTGTTGATTGATGAAGTTTCAATGGTTGATTTACCTATGATGGTTCGCGTATTTAGGGCACTGCCTCTAGACTGCAAAGTAATATTATTAGGTGATGCCGATCAACTTCCTTCTGTTGCAACTGGCAGCGTACTTGCTGATTTAGCACCTTGGCCTAATACTCAGTACAGCTCTAATAATAAAAGCTTTATCGAACAGGTGACAAAGCAACAGTTGCCAAGCTTTAATAAATGCCCTTCGATGGATTATTTAACTTACTTAACATTGAGTCGTCGCTTCAGTGGCGATGGGGGAATTGGTAAAATAGCTAAGTTGGTTATCACATCCAAATCCAGTGACTCTTGGCAATTACTGACTGAACAAAGCGATAACGAACTCGACTTCATTGGAGACAAGCCTTTACTGGAGAATATTAAACGTTTAACTGAGCAGTTTTACTCGCCAATTTATACTGCTACCACTATTGAACAAGCATTCTCAATTTTAGACCGCTTCAGAATTTTAGTGCCAACACGTGTAGGTGAAGCAGGCCTGGAGAACATAAATTTAATTGTTGAGCAGCATTTGATAAAGCTAAACTGCATTGTATCAAAACAACAGCACTATCACGGTAAACCTATAATGATCAGCCAAAACCACTACGGGGTTAATTTATTTAATGGTGATATTGGTTTGATATTTAAAGATAACAGTGGGCGATTAATGGCATATTTTGCTGAAGGGGAGAACTATAGGGCTATATCGATTTCTCGGTTACCGAGTTTTGAAACAGTGTTTGCTATGACAATTCATAAAACTCAAGGCTCTGAGTTTGAAAATGTTGCATTAATTCTTCCCGAATCAGGTGCTGATCGTTTATTATCTCGGGAATTGATTTATACCGGAATTACGCGTGCGAAAAAACACCTGCAAATATTCTGTAATAAACAAGTTTGGCTTGCTGGTGTTACTCAAAAAGTAAGCCGTGCCTCTGGTTTAACCAAACGACTTATGTCGTTTATGACTGATGAATAA
- a CDS encoding DUF3718 domain-containing protein: MNTTKLTLTTTSALIIASSLLLTNGVQAAGMSNYMENALIDVCKAAKSNNTIRFHNTVDGYRLKTKTVALKVVCNGENISEFAANHGANKTADRLNNALGDVSIEDVALNESDKLYVNF; encoded by the coding sequence ATGAACACTACTAAACTAACATTAACCACTACCAGTGCTTTAATTATTGCGTCTTCATTATTACTAACTAATGGAGTTCAAGCAGCGGGAATGTCAAACTATATGGAAAATGCGTTAATAGATGTCTGTAAAGCAGCAAAATCTAACAACACCATACGCTTTCATAATACTGTTGATGGATATCGTTTAAAAACCAAAACAGTAGCTCTTAAAGTTGTATGTAATGGTGAAAATATTTCTGAATTTGCAGCTAATCATGGGGCAAACAAAACAGCAGATCGTTTAAACAACGCTTTAGGTGATGTGAGTATTGAAGATGTTGCTTTAAATGAATCTGACAAACTTTATGTGAACTTTTAA
- a CDS encoding PilZ domain-containing protein, producing MHKLDQDFDESRSMFRTMVNQQMTITLVDEEANIDVMVNCRDISATGIAVEIGHPVEIGTIIKFHHECDEQLSAPLTDCKGRVLRCEQESKDLFLLAVETIENE from the coding sequence ATGCACAAGTTAGATCAAGATTTTGATGAAAGTCGTTCAATGTTCAGAACAATGGTGAATCAGCAAATGACCATCACTTTGGTTGATGAGGAAGCCAATATAGATGTAATGGTTAATTGTCGTGATATTAGTGCAACAGGTATTGCCGTAGAAATAGGGCACCCAGTTGAAATTGGTACAATAATTAAGTTTCATCATGAATGTGATGAGCAGCTGTCCGCGCCCTTGACTGATTGTAAAGGCAGGGTGTTGCGCTGTGAACAAGAAAGTAAAGATCTATTCTTATTAGCGGTTGAAACGATTGAAAACGAATAA
- a CDS encoding DUF3087 family protein — translation MQLKDIDKKRYRQHLNKIIVAFIVLFLILALVFGQTFIALFASESANSDNFWFNFSGVILALVTSLSIINKYKTHSFMTEVLYVWQLKQQINFIYRKLKTVKTQAFTDNDINALIILSFYYKACRQLYLLDDNTITLSSLTREENTLLEFIQAHHLTINSDDYSPQLIKNV, via the coding sequence TTGCAACTCAAAGATATAGATAAAAAGCGTTACCGACAACACCTCAACAAAATAATCGTAGCATTCATTGTATTGTTTTTGATCTTAGCTCTTGTTTTTGGCCAAACCTTTATTGCGTTATTCGCCAGTGAAAGTGCAAATAGTGATAACTTTTGGTTTAATTTTTCCGGAGTTATTTTAGCTTTAGTTACTTCTTTAAGCATCATAAATAAATATAAAACACACTCCTTCATGACTGAAGTGCTGTATGTTTGGCAATTAAAACAACAAATAAATTTTATTTACCGAAAGTTAAAAACGGTTAAAACTCAAGCGTTTACTGATAATGATATTAATGCGTTAATTATTCTCAGCTTTTATTATAAAGCTTGCCGGCAATTATATTTACTCGATGACAACACCATCACTCTATCTTCTTTAACTAGAGAAGAGAACACTCTGCTTGAGTTTATTCAAGCTCACCATTTAACGATAAATAGTGACGATTATTCCCCGCAACTTATAAAAAATGTTTAA
- the hrpA gene encoding ATP-dependent RNA helicase HrpA: protein MSEQLPDFKPLLDSLFQQLTNTRNCDRGILKKRLHGLKNINNEKKKLNALATIEEAINQSINSKIHLLKSIPKISYPEQLPVSQSVDKIAQAIKENQVVIIAGETGSGKTTQIPKICLELGRGIEGFIGHTQPRRIAARTVANRIAEEMQSKLGEQVGYKVRFTDQVSSNTYVKLMTDGILLAEMQRDRLLRQYDTIIIDEAHERSLNIDFILGYLKQILPKRPDLKIIITSATIDPMKFSKHFNNAPIIEVSGRTYPVDIHYSPLDEQEGDYVNGIINAVKQLDDLPMGDILVFLNGEREIRDVAAALEKENLRDTQILPLFSRLTVAEQNRIFAPHRGRNIVLATNVAETSLTVPGIRYVIDPGTARISRYSYRTKVQRLPIEPISQASANQRSGRCGRVAAGVCIRLYSEEDFLSRAEFTDPEILRTNLATVILQMLALGLGDISQFPFLQAPDSRNINDGMRLLEEIAAIKSAKSAKPLLTETGRSLSRFPIDPRLAKMLLSAKELGCAQQVAIIVAALSIQDPRERPMEKQQAADQAHSRFKNKESDYISLLNLFNYIRLKQQELSNNQFRQLCKKEFLSYLRIREWQDIISQLKQTFNENKWSWPHFDPEDESKHEILHQAILSGLLSHVGNLDENREYKGARGSKFYIFPGSGLAKKTPKWIMATELVETSRLFARMCAKIEPSWLESLAAHLLKRSYSEPHWEKKRGEVQAFEQVSLYGLVIIPKRKIAFSQIEPETCRKIFIREALVHGDCNINEKFLQQNNKLVASIEDLEDKARRKDFLVEEEELVDFYLERLPEHIVGQISFLSWWKKNKTKQPELLSFSKQQLLKQQSQSLSAKDYPVFWQQGNISLALSYNFEPGADDDGISVNIPVGVLNQIEDNGFEWLIPALRLELITALIRSLPKQQRKNFVPAPNYANACFETISPNNGGLIAAIEKQLLRMTGVRIAEDSWDFNSLTDHLKMNFKILTNKGKLLKQGRNLSLLKEQLQGKVKESIKSVAEKGIERENIKEWDFDEIPKAYEKKVASLVIQAFPALVDKQKNVAIELFEHKSLAEQAMLKGLTRLVLLNIPSPIKYLEAKLPNKAKLGLYFNPFGKISDLLNDCIEACAHQIIKASGDLPYEQAGFNQARDLVRADIADNVLASAIKLEQILTLRHDIAKKMKGSIGLDIIQAHGDIKQQLEKLVFKGFVSNSGVDKLDNIARYLKGILRRMEKLPIDPNQDRLKMIEIHKAEELYSTLLSQQPKNQPIDREILTIKWMIEEFRVSVFAQNLGTSFPISLKRIKNKVAEF, encoded by the coding sequence TTGTCCGAGCAATTACCTGATTTTAAACCACTATTAGACTCTTTATTTCAACAATTAACTAATACGCGTAATTGCGATAGAGGCATACTTAAAAAGCGCCTTCATGGCTTGAAAAATATCAATAATGAGAAAAAAAAATTAAATGCACTTGCAACTATTGAAGAGGCAATAAATCAATCGATCAATAGTAAAATACATTTATTAAAATCTATTCCAAAGATTTCATACCCTGAACAACTTCCTGTATCGCAAAGTGTAGATAAAATTGCGCAAGCGATAAAAGAAAATCAAGTTGTGATTATTGCTGGTGAAACGGGCTCAGGTAAAACAACTCAAATACCTAAAATATGTTTAGAGCTTGGCCGGGGTATAGAAGGTTTTATCGGGCATACACAACCTAGGCGTATCGCCGCAAGGACGGTTGCTAATAGAATTGCCGAAGAAATGCAGTCGAAATTAGGGGAGCAGGTTGGTTATAAAGTTAGATTTACTGATCAAGTGTCAAGCAACACTTATGTAAAGCTTATGACCGATGGCATTTTGCTGGCTGAAATGCAACGTGACAGATTGTTAAGGCAATATGACACCATCATTATTGATGAAGCACATGAGCGCAGTTTAAATATCGACTTTATTCTGGGGTACTTGAAGCAGATTTTACCTAAGCGCCCTGACTTAAAAATAATTATTACTTCTGCAACTATCGACCCGATGAAGTTTTCGAAACATTTTAATAATGCGCCGATTATTGAAGTATCAGGAAGAACATATCCGGTAGATATTCATTACAGCCCTTTAGATGAACAGGAAGGGGACTATGTAAACGGAATTATTAATGCTGTTAAACAATTAGATGATTTGCCGATGGGCGATATCTTAGTGTTTTTAAATGGTGAACGTGAAATTCGAGATGTAGCCGCGGCATTAGAAAAAGAGAATTTAAGAGACACACAAATACTGCCATTGTTTTCGAGGTTAACCGTTGCGGAGCAAAATAGGATATTTGCCCCGCATCGTGGACGCAACATTGTATTGGCAACAAATGTTGCAGAAACATCTTTAACAGTACCGGGCATTCGATATGTTATTGACCCTGGAACTGCTCGTATCTCTCGATACAGTTATCGCACTAAGGTTCAACGTTTGCCTATTGAACCGATATCACAAGCCAGTGCTAATCAACGCTCTGGTCGCTGTGGACGTGTTGCCGCAGGTGTTTGTATTCGTCTGTATTCAGAGGAAGATTTTTTATCTCGAGCGGAGTTTACCGATCCTGAAATTTTACGAACCAACTTAGCAACTGTAATATTGCAAATGCTGGCGTTGGGTCTTGGCGACATTAGCCAATTTCCATTCCTACAAGCACCTGATAGTCGAAATATCAATGACGGTATGCGCTTATTAGAAGAGATAGCTGCGATAAAATCAGCTAAATCAGCAAAACCATTACTCACTGAAACCGGTAGGAGTTTATCTCGATTTCCTATTGATCCACGTCTGGCTAAAATGCTACTCAGCGCTAAGGAATTGGGCTGCGCTCAACAAGTAGCCATTATAGTTGCTGCATTAAGCATTCAAGACCCACGTGAACGACCGATGGAAAAGCAGCAGGCAGCAGATCAAGCCCATAGCCGTTTTAAAAATAAAGAGTCTGATTATATTAGTTTACTCAATTTATTTAATTACATAAGACTAAAACAACAAGAGCTTTCCAATAACCAATTTAGACAGCTGTGTAAAAAAGAATTTCTGTCATATTTACGTATTCGTGAATGGCAAGATATTATTTCGCAATTAAAACAAACATTTAATGAGAATAAATGGTCGTGGCCTCACTTTGATCCTGAAGATGAATCCAAACATGAAATTTTGCATCAAGCGATTTTATCTGGTTTATTGAGCCATGTTGGTAATCTGGATGAAAACCGAGAATATAAAGGCGCTCGTGGCAGCAAGTTTTATATTTTTCCTGGTTCAGGCCTAGCTAAGAAAACGCCGAAGTGGATAATGGCTACAGAATTAGTTGAGACAAGCCGGTTATTTGCCCGGATGTGCGCAAAAATTGAGCCTAGCTGGTTAGAGTCGTTAGCGGCACATTTACTTAAACGCAGTTACTCAGAGCCACACTGGGAGAAAAAACGCGGTGAAGTTCAAGCGTTTGAACAGGTAAGCTTATATGGTTTAGTGATTATTCCCAAACGTAAAATCGCGTTTAGTCAGATAGAGCCGGAGACTTGTCGAAAAATCTTTATTAGAGAAGCGTTAGTTCATGGCGATTGCAATATTAATGAAAAATTTCTGCAACAAAATAATAAATTGGTCGCATCAATTGAAGATCTTGAAGATAAGGCGCGTCGTAAAGATTTTTTAGTGGAAGAAGAAGAATTAGTCGATTTTTATTTAGAGCGCCTTCCAGAGCATATTGTTGGCCAAATAAGCTTCCTTAGCTGGTGGAAAAAAAACAAAACTAAACAACCCGAACTATTAAGTTTTTCGAAACAACAATTACTGAAGCAACAAAGCCAATCTTTAAGTGCTAAAGATTACCCTGTTTTTTGGCAGCAGGGTAACATCAGTTTAGCCCTTAGTTATAATTTTGAACCTGGCGCTGACGATGACGGTATTAGTGTCAATATTCCAGTTGGCGTGCTGAATCAAATCGAAGATAACGGCTTTGAATGGTTAATTCCTGCGCTGAGATTAGAGTTAATTACTGCCTTGATCCGCTCTTTGCCAAAGCAACAACGCAAAAATTTTGTACCTGCTCCTAACTATGCCAATGCCTGTTTTGAAACAATATCGCCAAACAATGGTGGTTTAATTGCGGCAATTGAAAAGCAATTATTAAGAATGACCGGTGTACGTATCGCGGAAGATAGTTGGGATTTTAATAGTTTAACTGATCATCTAAAAATGAATTTTAAAATATTGACCAATAAAGGTAAGTTATTAAAACAAGGACGCAATTTATCCCTTTTAAAAGAGCAATTACAGGGTAAGGTTAAAGAGTCGATTAAATCCGTAGCTGAAAAGGGCATAGAACGTGAAAATATCAAAGAATGGGATTTTGATGAAATACCGAAAGCTTATGAGAAAAAAGTCGCTAGTTTAGTGATTCAGGCGTTTCCTGCGTTAGTCGATAAACAGAAAAATGTAGCAATTGAGTTATTTGAACATAAAAGTTTGGCCGAGCAAGCAATGCTAAAAGGATTAACCCGTTTGGTTCTGCTTAATATTCCTTCGCCAATAAAATATCTTGAAGCAAAGCTGCCCAATAAAGCTAAGCTGGGACTGTATTTCAATCCGTTTGGAAAGATTTCAGATTTATTGAACGACTGTATAGAGGCTTGTGCACATCAAATAATCAAAGCCAGTGGCGACTTACCCTATGAGCAAGCGGGTTTTAATCAAGCTCGAGATTTGGTAAGAGCTGATATTGCAGATAACGTTCTAGCCAGCGCCATCAAGCTTGAACAAATTTTAACGCTAAGGCATGACATAGCTAAAAAAATGAAAGGCAGTATCGGTTTAGACATTATCCAGGCGCATGGTGATATTAAACAACAGCTAGAAAAATTAGTGTTTAAAGGTTTTGTCAGCAACAGCGGTGTAGATAAACTTGATAATATTGCTCGTTATTTGAAAGGTATCCTGCGCAGAATGGAGAAACTGCCAATAGATCCTAACCAAGACAGGTTGAAAATGATAGAAATTCATAAAGCGGAAGAGCTTTATAGCACACTGCTATCACAACAACCGAAAAACCAACCAATTGATAGAGAAATCTTAACGATTAAATGGATGATTGAAGAGTTCAGAGTTTCTGTGTTTGCGCAAAATTTGGGGACTTCATTTCCAATATCGTTAAAAAGGATAAAAAATAAAGTCGCTGAGTTTTAA
- a CDS encoding class I SAM-dependent methyltransferase: MSARIMLNPSREKSLLRRHPWIFSKAVNKIIGKPLSGETVDIYDSKGNWLAKGAYSPQSQIRIRVWTFDQQENIDDEFFRTRFINAATLREKTIKDGGLNGFRLIAGESDNLPGLTIDVYDNILSCQLLSAGADFHRHAIFRVLGELYPEHAIYERSDVDVRKKEGLELTKGWITEPLSSTECVINEHGIKIKVDVEKGHKTGFYLDQRDSRLAAGRYAKDKTILNCFSYTGTFSLHCAKAGAKEVINVDVSQTALDLAKENLEINDLTDKNVQFIKQDVFKLLRQYREQGKKFDMIILDPPKFAESKAQLKGACRGYKDINMLAMQLLNKNGLLLTFSCSGLMDTGLFQKIVADAALDARREGRIVERLHQAADHPISLNYPEGYYLKGLVCQMD, encoded by the coding sequence ATGTCTGCACGAATAATGTTAAATCCTTCACGAGAAAAATCACTTTTACGTCGTCATCCTTGGATTTTTTCCAAAGCAGTCAATAAAATCATTGGAAAACCTCTTTCTGGAGAAACTGTAGATATTTATGACAGTAAGGGTAATTGGCTTGCAAAAGGTGCATATTCACCACAATCACAAATTCGAATTCGAGTATGGACATTTGATCAACAAGAAAACATTGATGATGAATTTTTTAGAACGCGCTTTATCAATGCCGCCACTCTACGTGAAAAAACAATTAAAGATGGTGGCTTAAATGGCTTTCGTTTGATTGCTGGCGAATCAGATAATCTTCCAGGGTTAACAATAGACGTTTATGACAACATATTAAGCTGTCAGTTATTAAGTGCTGGCGCAGATTTTCATCGTCATGCAATTTTTAGAGTACTTGGCGAACTGTATCCCGAACATGCAATTTATGAACGCTCAGATGTTGATGTGCGTAAAAAAGAAGGTTTAGAACTTACTAAAGGTTGGATTACTGAACCATTAAGTTCTACTGAATGTGTTATTAACGAACACGGTATTAAAATTAAAGTTGATGTAGAAAAGGGCCATAAAACCGGTTTTTACCTAGACCAACGTGATTCTCGTTTAGCGGCAGGACGATATGCAAAAGATAAAACCATTTTAAATTGTTTTTCTTATACGGGAACATTTTCCTTGCACTGCGCTAAAGCAGGTGCAAAAGAAGTTATCAATGTTGATGTTTCGCAAACAGCGTTAGATCTAGCCAAGGAAAATCTTGAAATAAATGACTTAACCGATAAAAACGTTCAGTTTATAAAACAAGATGTATTCAAGTTACTTCGTCAATACCGTGAGCAAGGTAAAAAGTTTGATATGATCATTCTTGATCCACCGAAATTTGCCGAATCAAAAGCACAGTTAAAAGGGGCATGCAGAGGCTATAAAGACATCAATATGTTGGCGATGCAACTGCTTAATAAAAACGGTTTATTATTGACGTTTTCATGCTCAGGGTTAATGGATACAGGTTTATTTCAAAAGATTGTTGCCGATGCGGCATTAGATGCAAGACGTGAAGGAAGAATTGTTGAGCGTTTACATCAGGCAGCTGACCACCCTATTTCGCTAAATTACCCTGAAGGTTATTATCTTAAAGGCCTAGTCTGTCAAATGGATTAA
- a CDS encoding CBS domain-containing protein, whose product MQSLQVRDYLNSHPVTFTPDMAIEQASEMITKTHELGGPVVDPTGNLVGFLSESDILGKMLETGYYNEHVSSVDQLMRKDVLTMKPYDSIVEVAQTMMQAKPKVYPVTDDDGNLLGTICRNDVLAALDSHIRSAFHVTTKTG is encoded by the coding sequence ATGCAATCATTACAAGTAAGAGATTATTTAAACTCTCATCCTGTTACTTTTACACCAGATATGGCGATAGAGCAGGCAAGTGAGATGATCACCAAAACTCATGAGCTTGGTGGGCCTGTTGTTGACCCTACCGGTAATTTAGTCGGTTTCTTATCTGAATCAGATATTCTCGGTAAAATGCTGGAAACCGGGTATTATAATGAACATGTAAGTTCTGTTGACCAACTAATGCGTAAGGATGTTCTTACCATGAAGCCTTACGATAGTATCGTTGAAGTTGCACAAACTATGATGCAAGCTAAACCGAAAGTTTATCCTGTAACAGATGATGATGGGAATTTGTTAGGAACCATATGTCGTAATGATGTATTGGCTGCATTAGATTCGCATATTAGGTCAGCATTTCATGTAACTACTAAAACGGGTTAA